A genome region from Bacteroidota bacterium includes the following:
- a CDS encoding T9SS type A sorting domain-containing protein, with protein MTKTFSAYIFSLLSVVATVSAQTGQTKQADMNGKEVCADAPWRMLIADTAGVLNGLPVTIFIDDADLFGANAELVSVNISLKNASDNSFGNALTFNNYTDSAFLALFSDKSITDNQLDCQSFDASLPVKDAAKTIVFTSNNCGWPFTCTYVDVTHKFWYFTFTIPPDKLSGFSDIIDIQVDFELRWEPDNTTRLRVFRSGNDIPRFAGWYRGDTHFHSMYTQNQIEFGLPLNASRTAAKKVGLDWITVTDHSTDYDNYGSDMQTNWAKQGYEILDLNSQDSDFVFIRGLESSQLNSDGQLVHMLNYPSANNPYMMNFVADGGGDIVTTHDIIEDFLLALAPTGGFAYAAHPYAEGDKLSSAGNGGLWNVSDTGFFVNGTVVPGVGTISCNDLATSSDMFNPNPANGLLRHNFAGGEIWNCGTSMETTDDYSDPWNVTNDNGITPLAPLANDHTDNHLYRLQTGLKVSDFMNRRGLTMKNNNPLSNNYKFFMSAGTDAHGSFNYSNTSFLLGITGHIDDNAIGKLSTVAYCPDGMGHYGNHILKALKNGNTIMSDGPLATISLRFNNDTVDRLFPGRDTSLSESDFTHCTLHIKTLSNPEFGIPDTITLVLATESFVYSIKIPASGNYAGDYYYPVDSLFHAMTNGDSLSAGEYFFVRTELQTYKDYSSQESLYRRPFKYFHSFTNPIWIGKKELITSLQTNRQTALQIYPNPVHNIVNLDCSLIPGESIILDVYDMNGRTVFERTASAAAQPTISLDVSGLPAGLYMIRVKSETTTGTARFIKQ; from the coding sequence ATGACAAAAACGTTTTCCGCATATATTTTTTCCCTTTTATCAGTGGTAGCGACGGTTTCCGCGCAGACCGGTCAGACCAAGCAGGCTGATATGAACGGTAAGGAAGTATGTGCAGATGCACCCTGGAGAATGCTAATAGCTGATACTGCAGGTGTATTAAACGGGTTACCCGTAACTATATTTATTGATGATGCAGACCTGTTTGGCGCTAATGCAGAACTTGTTTCAGTGAATATTTCATTGAAGAATGCAAGCGATAATTCATTCGGAAACGCCCTCACCTTTAATAATTACACAGATTCGGCGTTTTTGGCGTTGTTTTCAGACAAATCCATTACTGATAATCAACTGGATTGCCAATCCTTCGACGCAAGTCTTCCGGTAAAAGATGCAGCTAAAACCATTGTGTTTACGTCCAACAACTGCGGCTGGCCTTTCACCTGCACTTACGTGGATGTAACGCACAAATTCTGGTATTTCACATTTACCATTCCGCCCGATAAGCTCAGCGGATTTTCTGATATCATTGATATTCAGGTTGATTTTGAACTGCGATGGGAGCCGGACAACACAACACGCTTAAGGGTTTTCCGTTCGGGCAATGATATTCCGCGATTTGCAGGATGGTATCGTGGCGACACGCATTTTCATTCAATGTATACTCAGAATCAGATTGAATTCGGCTTGCCTTTAAATGCTTCACGAACCGCCGCTAAAAAGGTCGGCCTTGACTGGATTACCGTAACGGACCATTCAACCGATTATGATAATTACGGATCTGATATGCAGACCAACTGGGCTAAGCAGGGTTACGAGATTCTTGACCTGAACAGTCAGGATTCTGATTTTGTATTTATCCGCGGGCTGGAATCGTCACAACTGAACAGCGACGGACAATTAGTGCATATGCTGAATTATCCGTCGGCCAATAATCCATACATGATGAATTTTGTTGCCGATGGTGGTGGCGACATCGTGACAACACATGATATCATAGAAGACTTTCTTCTGGCGCTTGCTCCTACCGGCGGTTTTGCGTATGCCGCCCATCCGTATGCCGAAGGTGATAAACTTTCATCGGCAGGCAATGGCGGGCTTTGGAATGTGAGTGATACAGGGTTCTTCGTCAACGGGACCGTGGTTCCGGGTGTTGGAACGATTTCATGCAACGATTTAGCAACAAGCAGCGACATGTTTAATCCAAATCCAGCAAACGGATTGCTTCGGCATAATTTCGCCGGAGGCGAGATATGGAATTGCGGTACAAGCATGGAAACCACCGATGATTATTCTGACCCATGGAACGTAACCAATGATAACGGCATCACTCCCCTGGCGCCACTTGCAAATGACCACACCGACAATCATTTGTACAGGCTGCAAACGGGACTGAAAGTGTCGGACTTTATGAACAGACGCGGTCTTACAATGAAAAACAATAATCCACTGTCGAACAACTACAAGTTTTTTATGTCTGCAGGGACCGATGCACACGGCTCTTTCAACTATTCTAACACAAGTTTTTTATTGGGAATTACCGGGCATATTGATGATAATGCCATTGGCAAACTGAGCACGGTAGCGTATTGTCCCGATGGTATGGGTCATTATGGAAATCATATTTTAAAAGCCCTTAAAAACGGCAATACGATAATGAGTGATGGTCCATTGGCGACAATATCATTGCGTTTCAACAACGACACCGTCGACAGGCTCTTCCCCGGAAGGGATACTTCGCTTAGTGAAAGTGATTTTACCCACTGCACACTGCACATCAAAACACTTTCTAATCCTGAATTCGGAATTCCGGATACCATTACACTGGTGCTTGCTACTGAATCATTCGTTTATAGTATAAAAATTCCTGCTTCAGGGAACTATGCCGGTGATTATTATTACCCTGTAGATTCATTGTTTCATGCAATGACAAATGGTGACTCGCTGTCGGCAGGTGAATACTTTTTTGTGCGCACCGAATTGCAGACCTATAAAGACTACTCCTCGCAGGAAAGTCTGTATCGCAGACCATTCAAGTACTTTCACAGTTTTACAAATCCGATTTGGATTGGGAAAAAAGAACTCATTACTTCCTTACAAACGAACAGACAAACGGCGCTTCAGATTTATCCAAACCCGGTACACAATATTGTAAATCTGGATTGCAGCCTTATCCCCGGTGAATCAATTATACTAGACGTTTACGATATGAATGGCCGAACAGTTTTTGAAAGGACCGCTTCAGCCGCGGCACAGCCCACAATCAGCCTTGATGTGAGCGGCCTTCCCGCGGGATTATACATGATACGTGTAAAGTCGGAAACCACTACAGGAACGGCACGTTTCATCAAACAATAA
- the tpx gene encoding thiol peroxidase, whose product MIKNTGIITFGGNPLTLLGELTKTGTKAVDFTVLSNDLKPHTLSEYKGKVRIISVVPSIDTGICSAQTRRFNEEAAALGDVAILTISCDLPFALGRFCAAEGIDKVVTYSDHKDTDFGIKYGFLIEELRILARGIIVIDKNDTITYVEYVKEVASHPDYDKAIAAAKSLL is encoded by the coding sequence ATGATAAAGAACACCGGGATTATTACATTTGGCGGAAATCCGCTTACCCTTTTGGGCGAATTAACAAAAACAGGAACCAAAGCTGTTGACTTTACGGTTCTTTCAAATGATCTTAAACCTCATACACTGAGCGAATACAAAGGAAAAGTAAGAATCATCAGCGTTGTGCCATCTATTGATACGGGCATCTGCTCGGCCCAGACACGACGTTTTAATGAGGAAGCTGCAGCTTTGGGCGATGTCGCCATTCTTACAATTTCATGCGATCTTCCGTTTGCACTTGGTCGCTTTTGCGCTGCTGAAGGTATTGACAAGGTGGTAACCTATTCCGATCATAAGGATACCGACTTTGGTATTAAATATGGGTTCCTGATTGAAGAACTCAGAATACTTGCACGAGGCATTATCGTTATTGATAAAAATGATACCATTACTTACGTGGAATACGTTAAGGAAGTGGCTTCACATCCCGACTACGACAAAGCCATTGCTGCAGCAAAAAGCTTGCTTTAA
- a CDS encoding menaquinone biosynthesis decarboxylase → MAYSNLSEFITALDKAGELIRISEYVSPHLEIAEITDRISKAGGKALLFENTGTDFPVLINAMGSERRMCMALGVHDLDDTGREIDSLLKKISSPMQSFQDKLKMLPLLKSFSSWMPKTIKGKGACQEVIDMQPDLGRLPVLFCWPYDGGPFITLPLVHTKDPVNGVRNTGMYRMQIFGPDTTGMHWHLHKNSARHYNEYKKLGKRMPVSVTLGGDPACTYAATAPLPDNLDEFMLAGFLRKKKVELVKCITNDIEVPADADFVIEGFVDPMEALVTEGPFGDHTGFYSLPDLYPVFHVSCITHRKKAVYPATIVGTPPQEDAWIGKATERIFLTPLRMTMVPEILDMNMPPEGVFHNITIVKIKKTYPGQAFKVMNSLWGAGQMMFNKIMIVTDEHTDIHNYDAVLDAVRKNTNTACDIFLSKGPADVLDHSSVRYASSGKMGIDATAKLEDEMVQSVKEDKIITFDGKSFIQQYPWITAVNSRFVASGNSILIVGIKKEQAGLIREFATNTAISSLIEGIRFIVFVDESVNIDATGIVAWYAANNMDPQRDIYEMKNKSGTCILIDGTRKTGAFDNFGRSWPNVIVMDDATIKAIDEKWDGLGLGTFITSPSHEYATLLYGSGAFAEHQK, encoded by the coding sequence ATGGCATACAGTAACCTATCTGAATTCATTACGGCACTTGATAAAGCCGGCGAGCTGATACGCATCAGTGAATATGTTTCGCCGCATCTGGAAATTGCTGAAATCACCGACCGTATATCAAAAGCCGGTGGTAAAGCGCTTTTATTCGAGAATACCGGAACGGATTTTCCGGTTCTTATAAACGCCATGGGCTCTGAAAGGCGCATGTGTATGGCGCTTGGGGTTCACGATCTTGACGATACCGGAAGAGAAATCGACAGCCTGCTTAAAAAAATATCCTCGCCCATGCAGTCCTTTCAGGACAAGCTGAAAATGCTGCCACTGCTTAAAAGTTTTTCGTCGTGGATGCCCAAAACGATAAAAGGGAAAGGAGCCTGTCAGGAAGTCATTGACATGCAACCCGACCTGGGCAGGTTACCGGTTCTTTTTTGCTGGCCTTACGACGGCGGTCCTTTCATAACGCTGCCGCTGGTTCACACTAAAGATCCCGTGAACGGTGTTCGGAATACAGGCATGTACCGTATGCAGATTTTCGGGCCCGATACAACAGGTATGCACTGGCATCTTCATAAAAACTCAGCACGGCACTACAACGAATATAAAAAGTTAGGGAAACGCATGCCCGTAAGCGTTACGCTGGGTGGTGACCCGGCATGTACGTATGCGGCCACAGCACCCCTGCCTGATAACCTGGACGAATTTATGCTGGCTGGATTCCTGCGAAAGAAAAAAGTTGAGCTGGTAAAATGTATTACCAATGATATAGAAGTGCCTGCCGACGCCGATTTCGTGATAGAAGGCTTTGTTGACCCAATGGAAGCGCTTGTAACGGAAGGTCCGTTTGGCGACCACACCGGTTTCTATTCATTGCCCGATTTGTATCCGGTATTTCATGTAAGCTGCATCACGCACAGAAAAAAGGCAGTGTATCCGGCAACAATCGTAGGAACACCTCCACAGGAAGATGCCTGGATTGGAAAAGCTACGGAACGCATATTTCTTACTCCGCTTCGGATGACGATGGTTCCGGAAATACTTGATATGAATATGCCTCCTGAAGGTGTATTTCATAATATCACGATTGTAAAAATTAAGAAAACCTATCCCGGACAGGCATTTAAAGTTATGAATTCATTGTGGGGCGCAGGGCAGATGATGTTCAACAAAATTATGATTGTAACCGATGAACATACGGACATCCACAATTATGATGCAGTACTGGATGCTGTCCGGAAAAATACGAATACAGCATGTGATATATTCCTGAGTAAGGGACCTGCCGATGTGCTTGACCATTCATCAGTGCGCTATGCAAGCAGCGGAAAGATGGGAATTGACGCTACCGCTAAGCTGGAAGATGAAATGGTTCAATCGGTTAAAGAGGATAAAATAATTACCTTCGACGGCAAGTCATTCATACAGCAATATCCATGGATTACGGCAGTTAACAGCCGTTTTGTTGCATCAGGAAATTCAATTCTGATAGTTGGAATTAAAAAAGAGCAAGCAGGACTTATCAGAGAATTTGCAACAAATACAGCAATATCAAGTCTTATAGAAGGTATTCGTTTTATTGTGTTTGTTGACGAGAGCGTAAACATAGACGCAACGGGCATTGTAGCATGGTATGCCGCAAATAATATGGACCCGCAACGTGACATTTATGAAATGAAAAACAAAAGCGGGACGTGCATACTCATTGATGGAACCCGTAAGACCGGAGCGTTTGATAATTTCGGACGCTCATGGCCCAATGTAATTGTAATGGATGATGCCACAATAAAAGCCATTGATGAGAAATGGGATGGACTTGGTTTGGGCACTTTTATTACATCGCCTTCGCATGAATACGCAACACTGCTTTATGGCAGCGGTGCCTTCGCAGAACATCAGAAATAA
- a CDS encoding BamA/TamA family outer membrane protein translates to MIPLESLGQNRFSLKVQGADSISKKLVRKINYDAAVQSKEAVQQVLGAFLSGFYERGYLAARFDTVIYDTASATGIFTAGMQYTWLNLSHGNADAELLHEEGFKQHQLKGKKISIPELMRLSDKMIRYCENNGYPFVSFQLDSVRIDSNRISAAIMLKKNDLVKIDSISVKGNARIARSYFYYYLKVRPGNLYNESIISKIPQRTRDLQFLTEKKPMEIVFEPGKAKIVMYLDRKKASRFDGLLGVMPNNRTTGKLMLNGELKLALLSAFGRGELIDLQWRKLEKATQDLKIHLIYPYIFATPLGIDVAFKLYKKDTSYLSVNTNIGIQYLFSSDAYIKGFAEIASSSLLKATGLGNATVLPDYADVSSVLYGIELSKLDYDYRFNPRKGYGIKLSGAAGNRQIKRNDLVNPILYDSLDLSSTQYKGACYADLFIPLARKATLMIASDNAWIVGSELFDNELFQFGGLRSFRGFDEESFRASYYSIATAELRYLYEKNAYVSLFWNGAYYEKRTVKDFIHDTPYGFGAGLSFETRIGIFSISYALGSQYGSPVLFKQSKLHFGMISYF, encoded by the coding sequence ATGATTCCTCTGGAAAGCCTTGGACAGAATCGCTTTTCACTGAAGGTTCAGGGTGCTGACAGTATTTCAAAGAAGCTTGTGCGAAAAATTAATTACGATGCTGCAGTACAAAGCAAAGAGGCCGTTCAGCAAGTTCTTGGTGCATTCCTTTCCGGCTTTTACGAACGCGGATATCTTGCTGCCCGATTTGATACGGTTATTTATGATACGGCATCGGCCACAGGAATCTTTACTGCAGGTATGCAGTACACCTGGCTGAATCTCAGTCATGGTAATGCCGATGCGGAATTATTGCACGAAGAAGGTTTTAAACAGCACCAGCTGAAAGGAAAAAAAATCAGTATCCCGGAACTGATGCGACTTTCAGACAAAATGATTCGCTACTGCGAGAATAACGGATATCCTTTTGTTTCGTTTCAGCTTGACAGCGTTCGTATCGACAGCAACCGGATTTCTGCAGCAATCATGCTCAAAAAAAATGATCTTGTTAAAATTGACAGTATTTCAGTGAAAGGCAATGCCCGCATAGCCCGTTCATACTTTTATTATTATTTAAAAGTCAGACCCGGTAATTTGTATAATGAATCCATAATTTCAAAAATACCGCAGCGCACACGCGACCTGCAATTCCTTACGGAAAAGAAACCAATGGAAATTGTGTTTGAACCCGGCAAAGCAAAAATCGTAATGTATCTCGACCGCAAAAAAGCAAGTCGTTTCGATGGACTTCTTGGTGTGATGCCGAATAACCGTACAACCGGTAAGCTTATGCTGAACGGAGAGCTGAAACTGGCACTGCTCAGCGCTTTTGGTCGGGGAGAGCTGATTGATTTGCAATGGCGGAAATTAGAGAAAGCAACGCAGGACCTGAAAATTCATTTGATATATCCCTATATTTTTGCAACACCTTTGGGTATTGATGTTGCTTTTAAACTTTATAAAAAAGATACTTCGTATCTCTCGGTCAATACCAACATTGGTATTCAATATCTCTTTTCGTCTGATGCCTATATCAAAGGGTTTGCTGAAATTGCATCCTCGTCGCTTCTTAAAGCTACAGGACTCGGGAATGCAACCGTGTTGCCCGATTATGCCGATGTTTCATCCGTTCTGTATGGTATTGAACTCAGCAAACTGGATTATGATTACCGTTTTAATCCTCGCAAAGGCTATGGAATTAAGCTTTCGGGAGCTGCAGGCAACAGGCAAATCAAAAGAAATGATCTGGTGAATCCGATTCTTTATGACAGTCTTGATTTGAGCTCTACTCAGTATAAAGGGGCGTGTTATGCCGATTTATTTATTCCGCTTGCACGAAAAGCAACACTCATGATTGCTTCCGATAACGCATGGATTGTCGGAAGCGAACTGTTCGACAACGAACTTTTTCAGTTTGGCGGTCTGCGCAGTTTCAGAGGTTTTGACGAAGAATCATTCCGGGCATCGTACTATTCAATCGCTACCGCTGAACTGAGATATCTTTACGAGAAAAATGCCTATGTCAGTCTGTTCTGGAATGGTGCGTATTACGAAAAACGTACTGTGAAAGATTTTATTCACGACACGCCTTACGGATTTGGCGCTGGTTTGAGCTTCGAAACACGTATCGGTATTTTTTCAATCAGCTACGCATTGGGCTCACAATACGGAAGTCCCGTACTGTTCAAGCAATCAAAACTCCACTTCGGAATGATCAGTTATTTCTGA
- the ung gene encoding uracil-DNA glycosylase: MVAINPKIDESWKTALAAEFDKPYFNGIKDFLISEKSKFEIFPPGAQIFAAFNHTPFNSVKAVILGQDPYHGRGQANGLSFSVADGVRKPPSLVNIFEELKDDLGIPICENGNLEKWTGQGVLLLNASLTVRANTPMSHSRIGWEIFTDAVIKAISDQRKGVVFLLWGKFAQSKDILIDTTKHVILKAAHPSPYSARNGFFGCKHFSKTNEILDAQGIEPIDWSLA; this comes from the coding sequence ATGGTAGCAATCAATCCAAAAATAGACGAGAGTTGGAAAACAGCCTTAGCCGCTGAATTTGATAAGCCATATTTCAATGGTATCAAGGATTTCCTTATTTCCGAAAAATCAAAGTTTGAGATTTTTCCGCCGGGCGCTCAGATTTTTGCTGCTTTTAATCATACTCCTTTCAATAGTGTTAAAGCCGTAATTCTTGGTCAGGATCCGTATCATGGACGCGGTCAGGCCAATGGGCTTTCATTTTCAGTTGCCGATGGGGTGCGGAAACCACCCTCGCTGGTGAATATTTTTGAAGAACTTAAAGATGATCTTGGCATCCCCATATGTGAAAACGGGAATCTTGAAAAATGGACCGGACAGGGAGTGCTGTTGCTCAATGCGTCACTTACGGTTCGTGCGAATACTCCAATGTCGCATAGCCGGATTGGCTGGGAAATTTTTACCGATGCCGTTATTAAAGCAATTTCTGATCAGCGCAAAGGGGTCGTGTTTTTGCTTTGGGGAAAATTTGCCCAGAGTAAGGATATTTTAATTGACACCACTAAACATGTTATCCTCAAAGCAGCACATCCTTCGCCATACTCCGCGCGAAATGGATTTTTCGGATGCAAACACTTTTCAAAAACCAACGAAATACTGGATGCTCAGGGCATCGAACCGATTGATTGGTCACTCGCATAA
- the lipA gene encoding lipoyl synthase yields the protein MDPMNEAAPKPHLRKPEWLRIKLPRADEYSNIKAHLKELQLHTICESGNCPNQGECWSAKTATFMILGNTCTRNCRFCSVEQGTPLPPDCAEPQHIAEAAKRLELKHCVLTSVTRDDLADGGAEIWAQTIEALHTQCPGLTIETLIPDFNGKQDSLDKIIAAGPDIISHNLETVARLTPRIRIKAKYQLSLDVLKNISQAGIRSKSGIMLGLGETKEEIIETMNDVLQTGCKIITIGQYLQPARHCTPVERYVEPAEFEELGKIALDMGFEIAESGPLVRSSYHAEKHIKSRCR from the coding sequence ATGGACCCGATGAATGAGGCCGCCCCCAAACCCCACTTACGAAAGCCCGAATGGCTGCGCATAAAATTGCCCCGAGCCGATGAATATTCAAACATAAAAGCGCATTTAAAAGAGCTGCAGCTTCATACAATCTGCGAAAGCGGCAATTGCCCGAATCAAGGCGAATGCTGGTCAGCAAAAACCGCTACTTTTATGATTCTCGGGAATACCTGCACACGCAACTGCCGTTTCTGCAGTGTAGAACAAGGCACCCCTTTGCCACCCGATTGTGCCGAGCCCCAGCATATTGCTGAAGCAGCTAAACGGCTTGAACTTAAACATTGTGTGCTTACAAGCGTTACACGCGATGATTTGGCCGATGGTGGTGCGGAAATCTGGGCACAAACAATTGAAGCACTGCACACTCAATGTCCGGGACTTACGATTGAAACGCTGATACCTGATTTTAACGGAAAGCAGGACAGTCTGGATAAAATTATTGCTGCCGGGCCTGATATTATCTCACACAACTTAGAAACGGTTGCCCGACTTACTCCACGTATCCGTATAAAAGCCAAATATCAATTAAGTCTGGATGTGCTTAAAAACATTTCTCAGGCAGGTATTCGTTCAAAATCAGGGATTATGCTGGGACTAGGCGAAACAAAAGAAGAAATTATTGAAACCATGAACGACGTGCTGCAGACAGGATGTAAAATAATAACCATTGGACAGTACCTTCAGCCGGCGCGCCATTGCACTCCCGTTGAACGTTATGTGGAACCGGCTGAATTTGAGGAGCTGGGGAAGATTGCACTTGATATGGGATTTGAGATAGCCGAGAGCGGTCCGCTTGTCAGATCATCGTACCATGCTGAAAAACACATTAAATCAAGATGCCGTTAA
- a CDS encoding T9SS type A sorting domain-containing protein, whose protein sequence is MRRRDLLISLTLVFFIGSVVAMSILNHTPVKQYHPRNSVSENGIKGAVEWLAAIRNNKTTGEVNPMDILNARAEIASMMHTKSLGIQWQELGPNNVGGRTRAIMVDKDNHNLLFAGGVSGGLFKSATGGTSWVRISGFPELSIACIAQSPTTGYLYVGTGEYYANVDGTNFGTPGFIGSGLYESTDGGTSWHIFQNAAPSITNATATEWAFVNRIAFDANGRLYAGTNKGLQCWDQGGSAWVNPIFATGTVTDKRAVRSLSVGSDGTVVVNIGTDVMVSEGGTGNGNPHTFFDRNPASGIDRTEVAVAPSNPNYIYACSASGTGALVGVFRSTDKGLTWTLIGPPGGPAFNVFGDNNQGDYDNVIGVFPNNPNHVIVGGIDLWEWFNGGNFTQISASYELHVDLHCITFDRTNPNIYYIGCDGGIAKTIDGGGTFAHINKNYSVTQFYAVAMSNQGAVMGGTQDNSCPYVSRTGIDPKAADVLFGGDGGWAAFSYINPDAFFGTAQCASAWRSPDKAASYKVASTTDGKPEFFSAAMLSPATPAPGDFGYAPFVTPLVLWESVADIYNTDSILYKATTNLTAGDTIIAKSHNALFPFMHIMEDNLGIGDSVKIQDPVTSKYFICLASGIWMTREPLNFAVVPKWYKISSIANAQTITISKDGNYLFAGMTNGQVYRISNLLIANDSLSATYNSPYCVLEQKVIKSFSGQAVTSIGVDPNDANRLVVTLGNYGNDDYIYFSGDALASSPTFSSKQGTTTGKKLPKMPIYSCIIEMGNPNRVLLGTEYGIYATDNILAGPAQIEWTEENAGMDKVPVFMIRQQVYQIPGITNYGAIYLGTHGRGFFESTNYLGIDPNTNVAANISSTISIYPNPVSETANIAYTLTKTGDVSIDVYDITGKVVKSAKIGTSAKGNHTSSIDVSGLSRGTYIVGIVSGSERKTAKMIVTR, encoded by the coding sequence ATGAGACGTAGAGATTTACTTATCAGTTTAACTTTAGTGTTTTTTATCGGCTCCGTGGTGGCCATGTCTATATTAAATCATACCCCGGTAAAACAGTATCATCCGCGCAATTCCGTTTCTGAGAATGGAATCAAAGGAGCTGTTGAATGGTTAGCGGCCATCCGGAACAATAAAACCACCGGGGAAGTGAACCCAATGGATATTCTTAATGCGCGTGCAGAAATTGCTTCGATGATGCACACTAAGTCATTAGGCATACAATGGCAGGAACTTGGGCCTAACAATGTTGGAGGCAGAACACGCGCTATTATGGTTGATAAAGACAACCATAATCTTCTTTTTGCGGGTGGTGTAAGCGGCGGACTGTTCAAATCGGCAACCGGCGGAACATCGTGGGTGCGCATTAGCGGCTTCCCGGAATTGAGCATTGCATGTATTGCACAAAGCCCTACCACAGGGTATTTGTATGTAGGAACCGGTGAGTATTATGCAAACGTTGACGGCACTAACTTCGGCACACCGGGATTTATTGGAAGCGGACTTTATGAATCAACAGACGGTGGTACAAGCTGGCACATTTTTCAGAATGCGGCACCCAGCATTACCAATGCAACAGCCACCGAATGGGCGTTTGTGAACCGTATTGCCTTCGACGCAAACGGCAGGCTTTATGCCGGCACCAACAAAGGACTTCAGTGCTGGGATCAGGGTGGTTCAGCCTGGGTTAACCCTATTTTTGCCACAGGTACTGTTACCGACAAACGCGCTGTAAGAAGCCTGTCAGTTGGTTCTGACGGAACTGTAGTTGTAAATATCGGCACAGACGTTATGGTTTCTGAAGGAGGAACCGGTAACGGCAATCCTCATACATTTTTTGACAGAAACCCTGCTTCCGGAATAGACAGAACAGAAGTTGCTGTTGCCCCATCCAATCCGAATTACATTTATGCATGTTCTGCAAGTGGTACCGGTGCATTGGTAGGCGTTTTCAGATCAACAGACAAAGGTCTCACGTGGACACTCATTGGCCCTCCGGGAGGTCCAGCGTTTAATGTTTTTGGCGATAATAATCAGGGCGATTACGACAATGTTATTGGCGTATTCCCGAATAACCCTAACCACGTTATTGTTGGTGGCATTGACCTTTGGGAATGGTTCAACGGTGGTAATTTTACTCAAATATCAGCATCTTATGAACTTCATGTTGACCTCCACTGCATTACTTTTGACCGCACGAATCCCAACATCTATTATATTGGATGCGACGGTGGTATTGCAAAAACAATAGATGGCGGCGGCACTTTTGCACATATTAACAAGAATTACAGCGTAACACAATTTTATGCAGTTGCGATGTCAAATCAGGGAGCCGTAATGGGAGGAACTCAGGACAACAGTTGCCCTTACGTCAGCCGCACAGGAATTGACCCCAAAGCTGCCGACGTTCTTTTTGGCGGTGATGGCGGATGGGCTGCATTTTCATATATCAACCCCGATGCATTCTTTGGAACAGCCCAATGTGCTTCAGCATGGCGTTCACCAGATAAAGCTGCCTCCTATAAAGTGGCTTCAACAACAGACGGCAAACCCGAATTTTTTAGTGCAGCAATGCTATCACCTGCCACCCCGGCCCCCGGCGATTTCGGTTATGCTCCATTTGTTACTCCATTGGTTTTATGGGAAAGCGTAGCAGACATTTACAACACGGATTCTATATTGTATAAAGCAACCACCAACCTTACAGCAGGCGACACCATTATTGCCAAATCGCACAATGCTCTTTTCCCTTTCATGCATATTATGGAAGATAATTTAGGAATAGGCGACTCTGTAAAGATTCAGGATCCGGTTACAAGTAAATATTTTATTTGTTTGGCAAGTGGTATTTGGATGACACGTGAGCCTCTGAATTTTGCCGTGGTTCCAAAATGGTATAAAATCAGCAGCATTGCAAATGCACAAACCATCACCATCTCTAAAGACGGCAATTACCTTTTTGCCGGAATGACCAATGGTCAGGTATACAGAATATCGAATCTGCTTATTGCCAATGATTCATTAAGCGCAACATACAACAGCCCTTATTGTGTGCTTGAGCAGAAAGTTATCAAGAGTTTCAGCGGTCAGGCCGTTACTTCAATTGGTGTTGACCCGAATGATGCAAACAGGCTTGTAGTTACACTGGGAAATTATGGCAATGATGATTACATTTATTTCTCCGGAGATGCACTTGCTTCCTCACCGACGTTCTCGTCAAAACAAGGAACTACGACAGGAAAGAAATTGCCGAAAATGCCAATCTACTCTTGCATAATAGAAATGGGCAATCCGAACAGGGTTCTTTTGGGAACTGAGTATGGAATATATGCAACCGACAATATTTTGGCCGGCCCTGCCCAGATAGAGTGGACAGAAGAAAATGCAGGTATGGACAAAGTACCGGTGTTCATGATCAGACAGCAGGTGTATCAGATACCCGGCATAACCAATTATGGTGCTATATATCTGGGAACACACGGAAGAGGCTTTTTTGAAAGCACCAACTATTTGGGTATAGACCCGAATACGAATGTTGCCGCTAATATTTCGTCAACAATCAGTATTTATCCCAATCCTGTTTCGGAAACAGCCAACATTGCATACACACTCACTAAAACCGGCGATGTAAGCATTGATGTTTATGACATCACCGGAAAAGTAGTAAAATCAGCAAAAATCGGCACTTCAGCTAAGGGAAACCACACATCAAGCATTGATGTCAGCGGGCTAAGCAGAGGCACTTACATTGTAGGAATTGTAAGCGGAAGCGAACGGAAAACCGCGAAAATGATTGTAACAAGATAA